One genomic segment of Mustelus asterias chromosome 26, sMusAst1.hap1.1, whole genome shotgun sequence includes these proteins:
- the LOC144479599 gene encoding transcription factor JunD-like: protein METPFYHDDSLSSARSMKKTLSLPVSGSGLKSQREAEAALSSPDLSFLKLASPDLERLIIQSSGLVTTSPGPAPGLYSRPVTDEQNSFAEGFVKALEDLHKQNQLSGPSPSGGPGPAPTPGPGPAASPGPAALHHSEPPIYTNLSTYSGPGAEAPGPPLSYSPEAGPASYPPLGQPLCPQARLQAPKDEPQTVPDVSGLGDSPPLSPIDMDTQERIKAERKRLRNRIAASKCRKRKLERISRLEDKVKSLKCQNSELASTASLLREQVAQLKQKVLSHVNSGCQLLLSPQVPAY from the coding sequence ATGGAAACGCCTTTCTACCATGACGACAGCCTGAGCTCGGCCCGCAGCATGAAGAAGACCCTGAGCCTGCCCGTGTCCGGCAGCGGCCTCAAGTCCCAGCGGGAGGCCGAGGCGGCGCTCAGCTCCCCGGACCTCAGCTTCCTCAAGCTGGCCTCGCCCGACCTGGAGCGCCTCATCATCCAGTCGAGCGGCCTGGTGACCACCAGCCCCGGCCCGGCGCCCGGCCTCTACTCGCGGCCCGTGACGGACGAGCAGAACTCGTTCGCGGAGGGATTTGTCAAAGCGCTGGAGGACCTCCACAAACAGAACCAGCTGAGCGGCCCGAGCCCGAGCGGGGGCCCGGGGCCGGCACCAACTCCAGGCCCAGGCCCCGCCGCCAGCCCCGGGCCCGCCGCCCTGCACCACTCCGAGCCGCCCATCTACACCAACCTCAGCACCTACAGCGGCCCGGGGGCCGAGGCGCCCGGGCCCCCGCTCAGCTACAGCCCCGAGGCCGGGCCGGCCTCCTACCCGCCGCTCGGGCAGCCGCTCTGCCCCCAGGCCCGGCTCCAGGCCCCCAAGGACGAGCCGCAGACCGTGCCCGACGTGTCGGGCCTGGGGGACAGCCCGCCGCTCTCCCCCATCGACATGGACACTCAGGAGCGGATCAAAGCCGAGAGGAAGCGGCTCCGGAACCGCATCGCCGCCTCCAAGTGCCGCAAGCGGAAGCTGGAGCGCATCTCCCGGCTGGAGGACAAGGTCAAGAGCCTCAAGTGTCAGAACTCGGAGCTGGCGTCCACCGCCAGCCTGCTGAGGGAGCAGGTCGCCCAGCTCAAGCAGAAGGTGCTGAGCCATGTCAACAGTGGCTGCCAACTGCTGCTCTCCCCCCAGGTACCGGCCTATTAG